The genomic stretch GATGCGTGGCGTAGATAGGCATTGTTCTCACAAAAAGGGAGGGCATATGGCCTCCCCTGCGGCCGGGACTGGCCCGTTCACGCGATTTTCATCGCGGAAGCTGCGCCTGTTGGCGCTGCCGGGATGTCCCACCAGCAGATCATCGACGATTTCCCGGAACTGACCGAAGCCGACATCCCGGCTTGTCTCGCTTATGCGGCCGACCGCGAAAGCGTGTGGTGACTGCGGTCGTCTAACAAGTCCGAATGAAATCCGTCGCGTGCGGCGTTCCAGCAGGGAGCGGCCCATACACAAACGTCATGGCGGGGCTTGTCCCGGCCATCCACGGATGCGCGACGTTGCCTCAAGACATGGATGCCCGGGACAGCCCGGGCATGACGGTCGTTACGATTTCAACCGGTGTGGCGACGGCTTCGCTGCCGACGTGTAACCGCACGACCTCGAGCCGTCACGGCAGCTTGTCGTAGCCCTCGCCGATGCCGTTGAGGCTGAGCGGAAAGCCGATGCCTTCCTCCGGGGTCTCGAAGATGATGAAGGTCGCGGTCTTGGCGGTGCGCAGCTGGCCGAGCAATTTATCGTCCATCACCACTTCGGCGACGCAGCCGTTCGGCAGGCAGCGCACGAAACCGGCGCGGCCGACATCGACGTCGTCGAGCTTGAGCCCGAGGCCGGACGGCAGCAGCACGCCGAGCGGCGCCACCACCCGCATCAGCTTGCTCTTCTGATCGGCGGTTTTCAGGATGATTACGGTGAGGCCGGCATTGGAGCGGTCTTCCGCCACCACGCTCTGGATCAGCGCGCATTGTTCGGCCTTGGCGCCGGGCGGGGTGTCACAGCGGATCTGCCAGTCGCCATGCACCGAGCGCACCGCGCCCTGGGCTTGTGCGCCTGTGGCGATCCCGAGGAAGGAGACAGCCGCGACGGCGCCCGCCACAACGAGCCGCCATGCCGCATGGCGTGCGGTCGGTCCGGATGCCGTGCGAATCGGCAGATATTTCGAAAACCCCATCAGGGTCCATCCCATAGCGATGACGTGCGGTCAACGCAGTGATACGGCAACACGGCACCATGAAGGCGACACGCCCGGATAGCGAATCGGGCCTCCGCGACACCGCCATGCTGTGCCTACATCGGGGCGCGCGCCTGTCAAGCTTGCTTCACATACCGGGGCACCGATTCGGCTCGCCGCAGTGGTATCGACGGGCGGCTCGTTACAAACCTTCAGCTGTTCTCACCCGAACGCCAATCCTGCATTGCGATAGATCAAAAATTATGGTTTGAGAACGGAATGCGAGACATTCTCATAGAAGAATCTTCGCGGTGGGACACAAGTGAATCATGCGGCCAGCATCGTCGACAGGCGGGGCATGCGATCAGAATTCATCAAGGGGAGCGCGAACGGCATGAAGCTGTTGATGGGCCGAATCGGCCGCCAGTTGCTGGGCTTGGCGATTCTGGGGGGCACCCTTGCGATCGGCGGGACGGCGTTCGCAGAACTCGGTCAGCCCGCACCGTGGGAATACAAGCTCCAGGAATCCGGCTCACCGGTGATGGACAACCTCACTTGGTTTCACAACTTCCTGACCTGGATGATCATCGGCATCACGCTGTTCGTGCTGGCGCTGCTGGTGATCGTGGTGGTGAAGTTCAACGCCAAGGCCAACCCGGTGCCGTCGAAGACCACGCACCACACCTTGATCGAGGTGGCGTGGACGATCATTCCGGTGCTGATCCTGGTGGCGATCGCGGTGCCGTCGTTCAGGCTCTTGTTCCTGGAACTCGACATTCCGAAGTCGGACATCACCATCAAGGCCACCGGCAACCAGTGGAACTGGACCTACACCTATCCCGACGACAAGATCGAGTTCACCTCGATCATGCTGAGTGACGAGGAGCGGTCCAAGATCACGCCGACGCCGCCGCGCCTGCTCGCCGTCGACAACGAGGTCGTGGTGCCGGTCAACAAGGTGATCCGGGTGCAGACCACCGGCGCCGACGTGATCCACTCCTTCGCGATCCCGGCCTTCGGCATCAAGATCGATGCGGTGCCCGGCCGGCTCAACGAGACCTGGTTCAAGGCCACCAAGCTCGGCAAATATTACGGCCAGTGTTCGGAATTGTGCGGCAGGGACCATGCATTCATGCCGATCGTGGTGCGGGTGGTGACGGATGCCGACTACGCCGCCTGGAAGAAGCAGCAGCAGGTCGCCTCCCG from Rhodopseudomonas sp. BAL398 encodes the following:
- the coxB gene encoding cytochrome c oxidase subunit II, which produces MKLLMGRIGRQLLGLAILGGTLAIGGTAFAELGQPAPWEYKLQESGSPVMDNLTWFHNFLTWMIIGITLFVLALLVIVVVKFNAKANPVPSKTTHHTLIEVAWTIIPVLILVAIAVPSFRLLFLELDIPKSDITIKATGNQWNWTYTYPDDKIEFTSIMLSDEERSKITPTPPRLLAVDNEVVVPVNKVIRVQTTGADVIHSFAIPAFGIKIDAVPGRLNETWFKATKLGKYYGQCSELCGRDHAFMPIVVRVVTDADYAAWKKQQQVASRAGTSFASAGTAAR
- a CDS encoding DUF433 domain-containing protein gives rise to the protein MSHQQIIDDFPELTEADIPACLAYAADRESVW
- a CDS encoding invasion associated locus B family protein, giving the protein MGFSKYLPIRTASGPTARHAAWRLVVAGAVAAVSFLGIATGAQAQGAVRSVHGDWQIRCDTPPGAKAEQCALIQSVVAEDRSNAGLTVIILKTADQKSKLMRVVAPLGVLLPSGLGLKLDDVDVGRAGFVRCLPNGCVAEVVMDDKLLGQLRTAKTATFIIFETPEEGIGFPLSLNGIGEGYDKLP